CAAGGAGTGTGGCGGCCGTTTCGCGTGTGACGCCGGCGCGGGCGGCGATCGTCTCCGGCGAGGCGGCGAGCATCGCGGGCACCGAGTCGAACGCCTCCAGCAGGCGGCGGCTGCGCACCCGTCCGATGCCGTGCACCGCCTCCAGCATCGACGGCGACACGCGCTTGCCGCGCAGCCGCCGGTTGAACGAGTTGGCGAACCGGTGCGATTCGTCGCGGGCGGCCTGCAGCAGGCGCAGAGCCGCCGAGCCCTCGGGCAGCGCAACCGGCGACGAACGGCCCGGCACGAATACCTCTTCGTTGCGCTTGGCCAGGCCGGCCACCGGCACGCTGTCCAGCTCCAGGGCGCGCAGGATCCTGGTGGCGGCGCTGACCTGTCCCTTGCCGCCGTCCACCAGCACCAGGTCGGGCAGCGGGCGGTTGTCGTTGACGGCGCGCGTGTAGCGCCGGGCCACCACCTCCCGCATCGCCGCGTAGTCGTCCACCTTGCCGTCCAGGCTGCGCAGCCGGAAGTGGCGGTAGGACTGCTTCTCCGGGCGGCCGTCGGCGAACACTACCAGCGAGGCGACCGCGTCGCTGCCCTCCAGGTGAGAGATGTCGAATGCCTCGATACGGCGCGGCACGGCGTCGAGGTGCAGCGCCGCGCGCAGCTCCTCGAGCACCCGAAACTGGGCGTCGCGACCGGCGCGCTTGT
The Spirochaetaceae bacterium genome window above contains:
- a CDS encoding helix-hairpin-helix domain-containing protein produces the protein PAVGGTAAAAAHGLAPAAPRGRRPARLEVRVPHRGKHVRFLRMAEHNAQVEWESSENKRAGRDAQFRVLEELRAALHLDAVPRRIEAFDISHLEGSDAVASLVVFADGRPEKQSYRHFRLRSLDGKVDDYAAMREVVARRYTRAVNDNRPLPDLVLVDGGKGQVSAATRILRALELDSVPVAGLAKRNEEVFVPGRSSPVALPEGSAALRLLQAARDESHRFANSFNRRLRGKRVSPSMLEAVHGIGRVRSRRLLEAFDSVPAMLAASPETIAARAGVTRETAATLLAHLGQQYGTGGAAAAVPSTPD